A DNA window from Myripristis murdjan chromosome 19, fMyrMur1.1, whole genome shotgun sequence contains the following coding sequences:
- the LOC115377526 gene encoding uncharacterized protein LOC115377526, with protein sequence MSKKSKSFDVREVNSDVEFVSEVRSEELVFHPLGLDVCRALCTKLNVDCVKVVSPVATEEGLLGVPCSKERIVADGNCFFRAISQAVSGSQKHHRRIRLAVCKELERNTDRYQSLLRSEYSSVLEYIEQSRMRRVGSWATEVEIQATADWLGVSVFTFHDGRWLRYSCSSQPLSVECIYLENIMGRHFENVVCVFKPGLQSCFGYCKISEVTGYSIRPRMMDVVDGDNTAVRYDVVGSVVGVQDSVKDVEAARELVSGRKSLSKYLKRKQRTQEKFNMPLREKRQLTIRKMYKENVVFREKARLCSVEKYCKNLPHRERVRQMSISKYRESFEHRERVKGMILGKYRDSTEYREKLKKRSKSRSKSKYHGSVEHKERVISSVKLGRKQRVEKSKDFGFVMDQFLEKVRDGPDFVCCVCHRLFFRYQVVICEREAYRRSSVTAAVADRCLGQQYLHRCSGECVVPCSLVSSRGNLWICFTCDRKLSSGEMPAECWVNNLELDPIPAELGSLNSLEQHLIALHIPFMKMLALPKGGQNGVHGPVTCVPANIVQTVNVLPRSSMEGSLLQVKLKRKLTYKGYYEYQFVDTLRVRQALEYLKRTNVHYRDIEFNEHWVNEFVREEDREREEAESGSEDEGRSQQVTVQSEMCELAESADIGQDELLHDRQQHCMFQDTCLMPVDIGQEALDQYFKDILNIAPAEGNSPVRMLSDHTNEAKCFPVLFPTGGKTFHDGRWHDLTLARYLNNRIMHADGRFARNVEYIFFAQYVSELDKVVSSVSVALRKGKGGQRPQRISEDVLADADALKQLLACDDGFRFLKPIRGTPAFWQSVQKDVMACVRQLGIPTWFCSFSSADMRWQNLLTSILKQEGRSQTVEDLEWADRCALLRRNPVTAARMFDYRWHCFLKEVLMSPCQPIGKIIDYFYRVEFQQRGSPHVHCLFWIEGAPQIDKNTDEEVVEFIDRYVTCELPSDDDTLLDTVSSVQTHSKRHSKSCRKHKTTCRFNFPKPVSARTFICRMRECKCDKKKETGEAESNSENKPACKCFEDRDRMPKEFAHKILEAVKKAVERDVPPASVEDLFASLRINQEIFEMAYRRLEKKHKVVYRRGVNEVWVNQYSKQLLKCWNANMDISFVTDAYAVVIYIISYITKAEREIGLLLSNAQKEAKKQGNLSAKEALRKLGSVYLHNRDVCAQEAVYRLMNMHLRECSRKVVFVPTGSRIVRMSLPLSVLRQMAASRDLREEDMWMVSIVDRYRNRPDSDVFDNMCMATFASEYRVLTKNEMSQDRIELKNDFGFILRRTRTQFAVVRYMRFNLDREEEAHFQSLLQLFLPYRTDSDLKPEGFELFEQFYNDGEVMFSDGSVHSVCDVVDENRARFEVNCPHLELAQEIAAQNNGVDEDVWGELCPEQEAERLEGLEERRQQQEGEIAEEQLVESLVNVPDLIVGGRQVAQLERNRSILSRSEGLALIRSLNETQLAVFYKVRQWCLQKVMGKNPEPLRVFVTGGAGTGKSHLIRAIQYEAGRLLSTLCDQPDDICVLITAPTGIAAYNLNAATIHHTLSIGKQAGLPYTPLGEDKLNSLRAKLSHLQILIIDEISMVNHNLLAYIHGRLRQIKQTGDFSPFGNVSVIAVGDFYQLPPVKGKPLYSSPVGVDLWCNFSIVELKKIVRQKDSVFAEMLNRLRVRSRATPMLDSDVEMLKMRETGEVSSALHIFATNRQVSEHNLNYLFDCCPDYVTIEAQDFVTNRTTGNLERMPGHHGVAADTSLPETLCIARNARVMLCKNVDVADGLVNGACGTVTQVVFGEDSTFPLTVYVRFDDEKIGSDRRKNRAHAAVECLQSTAIDPEEDRATKRGGLRRQFPLRLAWACTVHKVQGLTVDEAVVSLKRVFAPGQAYVALSRVRALSGLIIEDFTERAIYCKDAIKEALDGMPPFLIEQPEPSVNTHSFSVYLMNVQNLSRHVLDLVSCTQHLQLTCIAVTETWLTAQSSLDSVQIEGYTFHSRPRGLCYSSSNPKLLELKNLEHGGVGLYSVDNLDCDILQVPDLNLECLVCLCSKFNILLAVIYRPPCYPISLFKQNLGKLLDWLNPISNTIVIMGDFNENILKTSSICKFMGEKGFSQHVTQETTEKGTLIDHVYVKTTQYNVECAVMPTYFSDHEGVLCSFSVNDDQGLVVDLEEVEGLFESDVDFDED encoded by the coding sequence ATGTCGAAGAAATCCAAGAGTTTCGATGTCCGAGAGGTCAATTCGGATGTCGAATTTGTTAGCGAGGTGAGAAGTGAAGAGCTGGTCTTCCATCCCCTCGGCTTGGATGTTTGTCGTGCTTTATGCACAAAGTTGAACGTCGATTGCGTGAAGGTTGTTAGTCCGGTAGCCACAGAGGAGGGGTTGTTGGGTGTTCCTTGTAGCAAAGAGAGGATTGTGGCCGATGGgaactgcttcttcagagccatctctcaggctgtgagtgGTTCTCAGAAGCACCATCGTAGGATTAGGTTAGCTGTATGTAAAGAGTTAGAAAGGAACACAGATAGATATCAGAGTCTCTTGAGAAGTGAgtactcctctgtgttagaGTACATTGAGCAGTCCAGGATGAGGCGTGTCGGTAGTTGGGCCACAGAGGTGGAGATTCAGGCGACAGCCGATTGGTTAGGCGTTAGTGTGTTTACGTTTCATGATGGGCGTTGGTTGAGGTATAGTTGTAGCAGTCAGCCTTTGTCGGTAGAGTGTATTTACTTAGAGAATATCATGGGGCGGCATTTTGAGAATGTGGTTTGTGTATTTAAGCCTGGACTGCAGAGTTGCTTTGGGTATTGTAAAATTAGTGAAGTCACAGGTTACAGCATTAGGCCTAGAATGATGGATGTTGTAGATGGTGACAACACAGCGGTTAGGTATGATGTCGTAGGTTCTGTTGTAGGTGTACAGGATAGTGTCAAGGACGTGGAGGCTGCTAGGGAGTTAGTGTCAGGTAGAAAGTCTCTGTCCAAGTATCTGAAGAGGAAACAAAGGACGCAGGAAAAGTTTAATATGCCGCTTAGGGAGAAACGGCAGTTAACTATTAGGAAGATGTATAAGGAAAATGTGGTGTTTAGGGAGAAGGCTAGGTTGTGCAGTGTAGAAAAGTATTGTAAGAATTTGCCCCACAGAGAAAGGGTTAGACAGATGAGTATtagtaaatacagagaaagcTTTGAGCATAGGGAGAGAGTTAAGGGCATGATTTTGGgcaaatatagggacagcaCTGAGTATAGggagaaacttaaaaaaaggaGTAAGAGTAGGAGTAAGAGTAAGTATCATGGTAGTGTAGAACATAAGGAGAGAGTTATTTCCAGTGTTAAGTTAGGCAGAAAGCAGAGAGTAGAGAAATCTAAAGATTTTGGGTTTGTTATGGATCAGTTTttagaaaaggtcagagatggacctgattttgtttgctgtgtgtgtcataggttGTTTTTTAGATATCAGGTGGTGATTTGCGAAAGGGAAGCGTATAGGCGAAGTTCAGTGACAGCTGCTGTGGCAGATAGGTGTCTAGGccagcagtatttgcatcggtGTAGTGGGGAGTGTGTTGTGCCCTGTTCGTTGGTTTCATCGCGCGGTAATTTGTGGATTTGTTTCACATGTGATAGAAAGCTTAGTTCAGGTGAGATGCCAGCTGAATGCTGGGTTAATAACTTGGAGCTTGATcccattcctgctgaactgGGATCTTTGAATAGTTTAGAACAGCATCTGATTGCGTTACATATTCCATTCATGAAGATGTTGGCACTGCCTAAAGGCGGGCAGAATGGAGTACATGGACCGGTGACATGTGTTCCAGCCAACATTGTTcagactgtgaatgtgttgccACGTTCCAGCATGGAAgggtctctgcttcaggttaagctgaagcGGAAACTGACGTATAAAGGGTATTACGAGTACCAGTTTGTGGATACGTTGCGTGTAAGACAGGCGCTAGAGTACTTAAAGAGGACAAATGTTCACTATAGAGATATTGAATTTAATGAGCACTGGGTTAATGAGTTTGTTAGGGAGGAAgatagggagagggaagaggccgaatcaggcagtgaggatgagggtAGGTCACAGCAGGTTACGGTTCAGAGTGAAATGTGTGAGTTAGCAGAATCAGCAGACATAGGACAGGATGAACTGTTgcatgacagacaacagcactgcatgtttcaggacacttgtcttatgcctgttgatattggtcaggaagctttagatcagtattttaaggatattttgaaCATTGCGCCTGCAGAAGGGAATAGTCCGGTAAGAATGCTTTCTGACCACACGAACGAGGCAAAGTGTTTCCCGGTGTTGTTTCCGACGGGTGGTAAGACTTTTCATGATGGTCGGTGGCACGACTTGACGTTGGCGCGTTATCTTAATAATAGGATTATGCATGCCGACGGTCGTTTTGCGCGTAAtgtagaatatatattttttgcgcAGTATGTGTCGGAGTTGGACAAggttgtgtccagtgtttctgttgcgTTGCGTAAGGGtaaaggaggtcagaggcctcAGCGGATTAGTGAGGATGTGTTGGCAGATGCGGACgccttgaagcagttgttggcgtgtgatgatgggtttaggtttcttaaacccattagaggaactccggccttctggcagtctgtccagaagGATGTGATGGCTTGTGTGCGGCAGTTAGGGATTCCGACGTGGTTTTGTTCGTTTTCGTCTGCGGATATGCGCTGGCAGAATCTtctgaccagcatcctgaaacaggaaggcagatcgcAGACGGTAGAGGATTTGGAGTGGGCAGATAGGTGCGCGTTGTTGCGTCGCAATCCGGTCACCGCGGCTAGGATGTTTGActacaggtggcattgttttctgaaagaggttctcatgtctccctgtcaacCTATCGGCAAAATAATCGATTACTTTTATAGGGTCGAATTTCAACAGCGAGGCTCACCACAtgtacactgtttgttttggatcgagggtgctccccaaattgataaaaacacagacgaGGAAGTCGTAGAATTTATCGACCGTTACGTTACATGTGAGCTaccctcagatgatgacacactattggacacggtgtcatctgttcaaacacattccaaacgacattcaaagtcatgcagaaaacacaaaacgacatgtcgtttcaattttccaaaacctgtttctgcgcgcacattcatttgtagaatgCGGGAGTGCAAGTGTGATAAGAAGAAGGAGACAGGTGAGGCTGAatctaattcagaaaacaagccagcctgtaaatgttttgaggaTAGGGATAGGATGCCAAAAGAGTTTGCGCACAAAATTCTTGAGGCTGTTAAAAAAGCTGTGGAACGCGATGTGCCTCCTGCTAGTGTAGAGGATTTGTTTGCTAGCTTGCGAATTAATCAGGAGATCTTTGAAATGGCTTATAGGCGTTTAGAGAAGAAACATAAGGTTGTCTATAGGAGAGGGGTGAACGAGGTCTGGGTTAATCAATATAGTAAACagttgttgaagtgctggaacgcaaacatggacattagctttgtcaccgacgcctacgcagtagtaatatacataatatcgtatattacgaaagcagagagagaaattggcctcTTATTGAGTAATgcccaaaaagaagcaaaaaaacaagggaatctctctgccaaagaagccctgcggaagctgggcagtgtatatttacacaacagagatgTTTGTGCGCAGGAGGCGGTGTATAGGCTAATGAACATGCACCTTAGGGAGTgttccagaaaggttgtgtttgtgccgacagGCAGTAGGATAGTTAGAATGAGTTTGCCCCTCagtgtgttgaggcagatggcGGCCTCCCGTGATCTACGGGAGGAGGATATGTGGATGGTTAGTATTGTAGATAGGTATAGAAATAGGCCTGATAGCGACGTGTTTGATAACATGTGTATGGCTACCTTTGCATCTGAGTATCGTGTTCTcaccaaaaatgaaatgtctcaagacagaattgaactgaagaATGACTTTGGATTCATTCTTAGGAGAACacgcactcagtttgcagtggtgcgatacatgcgttttaatttggatagagaggaggaggcacattttcagagcctgttgcagttgtttcttccttatagaactgattcagacctcaaacctgaaggctttgagctgtttgagcagtttTATAACGATGGCGAGGTGATGTTTAGCGACGGCTCTGTACATTCGGTTTGCGATGTTGTTGACGAGAATAGGGCAAGGTTTGAGGTTAATTGTCCTCACCTTGAGTTAGCTCAGGAGATAGCTGCGCAGAATAACGGTGTAGATGAggatgtttggggtgagctttgtcctgaacaggaagcggaaCGCCTAGAGGGtttagaggagaggaggcagcagcaggaaggtGAGATAGCTGAAGAGCAGCTAGTTGAATCGTTAGTCAATGTGCCAGATttgattgttggtggcagacaggtagcgcagttagagagaaacaggtccatTTTATCTAGAAGTGAGGGTTTGGCGCTCATTaggtctctgaatgagacacaacttgctgttttttataaggtgagacagtggtgtctgcagaaggtgatgggtaaaaacccagagcctctgcgtgtgtttgtgacaggtggtgcagggacggggaaaagtcatttaattaggGCTATTCAGTATGAAGCAGGgaggctgctgtcaacactttgtgatcaaccagacgatatctgtgttttgataactgctccaacaggaatagctgcatacaatttaaatgcagcaacaattcatcacacattgagtattggcaaacaggctggtttaccttacacccctctgggtgaagataaactaaactctttgcgaGCAAAATTAAGtcacctccaaattttaattataGATGAAATAAGTATGGTTAATCACAACTTGTTGGCTTATATCCACGGTAGGTTGAGACAGATTAAACAGACAGGCGACTTTTCCCCGTTTGGTAATGTTAGCGTGATAGCTGTCGGGGACTTCTATCAGTTGCCTCCCGTTaaagggaagcctctgtatagtagtcctgttggtgtggacctgtggtgtaatttcagcatcgtggagctgaaaaagatagttagacagaaggatagtgtttttgcagagatgctgaataggttaagagtgcgttccagggccaccccaatgttagatagcgacgttgaaatgttgaagatgcgcgagaccggcgaggtgagctcagccttgcatatctttgcgacgaataggcaagtaagtgagcacaacctaaattatctgtttgactgttgtcctgattatgtcaccattgaggcgcaggattttgtgactaacaggacaacagggaatttggaacGGATGCCCGGGCATCATGGCGTTGCGGCGGACACGTCTCTACCGGAGACTTTGTGTATAGCGAGGAACGCGCGAGTGATGTTGTGCAAGAACGTGGATGTTGCGGACGGCCTGGTcaatggagcatgtggcacggttactcaggtagtttttggagaggattccacgtttcctctcaccgtgtatgttagatttgatgatgagaaaattggttcagataggaggaaaaaccgtgcacatgcagcagtagaatgcctgcagtctactgccattgatccagaggaggatagagcCACCAAGCGTGGCGGTTTGcgtcgtcagtttcctctgaggttagcgtgggcttgcactgttcacaaagtgcaaggactcaCTGTGGACGAGGCGGTAGTGTCCTTAAAGAGGGTGTTTGCACCGGGGCAGGCATATGTAGCGCTTAGTCGCGTTAGggccttgtctggactgatcatcGAGGATTTTACAGAGAGGGCAATTTATTGCAAGGACGCCataaaggaggccttggatggcatgcctccatttttgattgagcagccagagccttcagtaaatacacacagtttctctgtgtatttaatgaacgttcAAAATTTAAGTCGCCATGTGttagatttggtgtcttgcacgcagcatttacagcttacctgtattgctgtgacagaaacgtggctcactgcacagtcCTCATTAGACAGTGTCCAAATTGAAGGTTACACTTTCCACAGTCGTCCTCGaggcttgtgttacagcagcagtaacccTAAATTGTTAGAGCTAAAGAACCTAGAACACggtggagttggtttgtatAGCGTAGATAATTTGGACTGTGATATTCTGCAGGTGCCTgatttgaatctggagtgtttggtgtgcctgtgcagcaaattcaacatattgttGGCAGTAATTTATCGTCCACCATGTTATCCaatttctttattcaaacaaaatctggggaagttacttgattggttaaatccaatcagtaacacaattgtaataatgggggatttcaatgagaacattttaaaaacatcctcaatttgcaaatttatgggTGAAAAAGGATTTAGTCAGCATGTAACACAAGAAACTACAGAGAAGGGGACACTAATTGATCacgtttatgttaaaacaacacagtataatGTGGAGTGTGCAGTGATGCCCACGTATTTTAGTGATCATGAAGGTGTTTTGTGTAGCTTTAGTGTTAACGATGATCAGGGGTTAGTTGTTGActtggaggaggtagagggcctCTTCGAGTCAGACGTGGATTTTGATGAGGATTAG
- the LOC115377525 gene encoding uncharacterized protein LOC115377525, which translates to MPRAKSHRRAQAQKRRMAQPQPWTPQPPVPEFVARRGTGYRHRVRRWPTSELTQRSFKLVTPAQKPDQKMVFVVGDSHLRAMVDGIVAMPEVPLCFSFLSVPGAHAAELRTEVSHAALPWTPDVVCVLAPSNNLTASRNIGEASLDFGALLATVCNRWAKVFVLDFPPRLNIEPGLQELFRQEFRRVAARMGLPYVSVAEHLPMDRLELWSRDGVSTAYFVVVTSHMEELKVSIFDTQVERNVFCVSLFSRVSPVLVVTGHSPAARHRNPLEWTVVGQEGKVRASPVRESVLPSNPVWFSGDILEAMERVSPSSDSDVTALLPAGQVIMLLVVVWLRSQAAPVHLALLDFPCEAFAERCCHKA; encoded by the exons aTGCCCCGTGCCAAGTCCCACCGGCGGGCCCAGGCCCAGAAGCGGAGGATGGCGCAGCCGCAGCCATGGACCCCCCAGCCGCCTGTCCCCGAGTTCGTTGCTC GGCGCGGTACAGGGTACCGCCATCGCGTGCGGAGATGGCCGACTTCGGAGCTGACCCAGCGCAGCTTCAAGTTGGTCACTCCTGCCCAGAAGCCGGACCAGAag atggtgttcgtCGTGGGAGACTCCCACCTGCGGGCCATGGTGGATGGGATCGTCGCGATGCCGGAggtacctctgtgtttttcttttctctctgttccaggtgcgcatgcagcagagctgaggacggaggtgtcccacgccgctctcccctggaccccggacgtggtgtgtgtgctcgccccgagcaacaacctgacagccagcaggaacatcggagaggcgtcgctggacttcggtgctctcctggctacagtttgcaaccgctgggcgaag gtgttcgtGCTGGACTTCCCTCCACGCTTGAACATCgagcctggcctgcaggagctgttccGCCAGGAGTTCCGCCGTGTCGCAGCACGCATGG GTCTCCCAtacgtgtctgtggcagagcacctcccGATGGATcgtttggagctgtggagccgtgacggtgtaagtacagcatactttgttgttgtgacatcacacatGGAGGAGTTGAAGGTTTCCATTTTCGATACACAAGTTGAGCGCAATGTGTTCTgcgtttcactgttttccag GGTCTCCCCCGTGCTGGTCGTGACGGGACACAGCCCCGCGGCTCGTCACCGCAACCCACTGGAGTGGACCGTTGTCGGACAGGAGGGCAAG gTTCGAGCATCTCCGGTGCGAGAGTCTGTCCTCCCGTCCAACCCCGTCTGGTTCAGCGGCGACATCCTGGAGGCCATGGAGAGGGTTTCGCCATCCTCGGACAGCGACGTCACTGCCCTTCTGCCAGCTGGCCAG GTCATCATGctgctggtggttgtgtggctcaggtcccaggctgctccagtacatCTGGCTCTCCTCG actTCCCGTGTGAGGCGTTCGCCGAAAGGTGTTGCCACAAGGCGTAG